One window of the Microplitis demolitor isolate Queensland-Clemson2020A chromosome 10, iyMicDemo2.1a, whole genome shotgun sequence genome contains the following:
- the LOC103574275 gene encoding uncharacterized protein LOC103574275, with amino-acid sequence MIIIFFHVLFVLNTYLLKRSERKNKMSVNCDKLLVSTRSIQENQEEKNETKTKFDIENSFYSDNNYQIRFNPPLYIQRYCAVQKILSDENLKGKLRKVVEFGCSELSFFLYLKNTPHLEELLFVDIDRAILEQNKRKIEALSADFLHLRERPLKVFVYEGSVSSKDRRLEHVDAVVAIELIEHLYPETLSQVPEVIFGFIRPQVAVLTTPNADFNVLFPNFSGSRHPDHKFEWTRSQFQSWCSQIIHKYPDYLVTYQGVGEGPKGSENLGCCSQMAIFHRKSTGDLLQDQGQDLEDTYQLVAQEIYPMHVDNRSDEDKILDEAAYYIRSFHLNNDEEEMPLEKLASIMETKIETLKDALENAGWEVVQRDLGSWYVVCRPLSLVSEYDADENFDWDMDIEGDDAEEHGTGVRNDLTDDSDGLESSPGSRNGLTGDLPPGQRFADDWRLGPSRKSIWKDAPGLKTRVTDDSAPGPADESKWEGGPSQKKRFADDWRLGPNYKNDWRTDLGAEIGFADDLAHGTTGTGDWKPGPGPRCDWQPIPGPVPVSKSQPQDSSICSMFYEAPTPENTLTCPDISNPEFQFDSSIQESMDQVPKSPIRASTPQKDQDHKLNLDFETPSSSWTPEIVDSGYPNTSSVPDTPESDLPSIDEDLDDQPVEQIPRVPGFQVQFQAQVENGDLANNNRDREGNNVAVREDIIIRERDRDIENENDIY; translated from the exons atgataataatatttttccatgtgctttttgttttaaatacttaCTTGCTAAAGAGAagtgagagaaaaaataaaatgagcgttaattgtgataaattattggTCAGCACCAGAAGCATCCAAGAAAATCAAGAggagaaaaatgaaacaaagacaaaatttgatatcgaaaattcattttacagtgacaataattatcaaattcgATTCAATCCACCACTTTATATACAGAGATATTGTGCGgtacagaaaattttgagcGACGAAAATTTGAAAGGAAAATTACGCAAG GTCGTAGAATTCGGATGTTCCGAACTGAGTTTCTTCCTTTACCTGAAGAATACTCCTCACCTGGAGGAACTCCTCTTCGTGGACATCGACCGGGCGATCTTGGAACAGAACAAGCGTAAGATCGAGGCCCTGAGCGCAGACTTCCTGCACCTGAGAGAGCGTCCCCTGAAGGTCTTCGTCTACGAGGGGAGCGTGAGCTCCAAAGACCGTCGGCTGGAGCACGTGGACGCGGTGGTCGCTATCGAATTGATCGAGCATCTCTACCCCGAGACTCTTTCCCAGGTGCCCGAGGTCATCTTCGGATTCATCAGGCCCCAGGTCGCCGTCCTGACGACCCCCAACGCGGATTTCAATGTCCTCTTCCCGAACTTCAGCGGTTCCCGTCACCCGGACCACAAATTCGAGTGGACCAGGTCCCAGTTCCAGTCCTGGTGTTCCCAAATAATCCACAAGTATCCCGACTACCTGGTGACTTACCAAGGAGTCGGTGAAGGTCCCAAAGGATCTGAAAATCTCGGCTGCTGTTCCCAGATGGCGATTTTCCATCGCAAGTCCACTGGAGATCTTCTTCAGGACCAGGGTCAGGATCTTGAAGACACCTACCAGTTGGTAGCACAGGAAATCTATCCAATGCACGTCGACAATCGTTCGGACGAAGACAAAATCCTGGACGAAGCTGCCTACTACATCAGAAGCTTCCATCTCAACAACGACGAGGAAGAAATGCCTCTGGAGAAGCTTGCCAGCATTATGGAGACAAAAATCGAGACTTTGAAGGATGCGCTGGAGAATGCTGGCTGGGAAGTGGTCCAACGTGACCTTGGAAGCTGGTACGTTGTCTGCAGACCTCTGAGTCTGGTTTCTGAGTATGATGCTGATGAGAATTTTGACTGGGACATGGACATCGAAGGTGATGATGCCGAGGAACATGGTACTGGTGTCAGGAATGATTTAACTGATGATTCTGATGGTTTAGAATCAAGTCCAGGTTCTAGGAATGGATTAACTGGTGATTTACCACCTGGACAACGATTTGCTGATGATTGGAGACTGGGACCGAGTCGTAAAAGTATTTGGAAGGATGCTCCTGGTCTAAAGACACGAGTAACTGATGATTCAGCACCTGGACCAGCTGATGAAAGTAAATGGGAAGGTGGTCCAAGTCAAAAGAAAAGATTTGCTGATGACTGGAGACTAGGACCCAACTATAAGAATGATTGGAGAACTGATCTGGGTGCTGAGATTGGATTTGCTGATGATCTAGCACATGGAACAACTGGTACTGGTGACTGGAAGCCTGGACCAGGTCCTAGATGTGATTGGCAACCGATTCCAGGTCCAGTACCAGTCTCTAAGTCCCAACCTCAGGACTCAAGTATCTGCAGCATGTTTTACGAAGCACCGACACCAGAAAACACGCTCACGTGCCCAGATATCAGTAATCCAGAGTTCCAGTTTGACAGTTCGATCCAAGAGTCCATGGACCAGGTGCCCAAGTCGCCAATTCGTGCCAGCACGCCGCAAAAAGATCAAGATCACAAACTTAATCTCGACTTCGAGACCCCTTCCAGCAGCTGGACACCGGAAATTGTCGACTCTGGATACCCGAACACGTCTTCCGTACCCGATACTCCTGAAAGTGACCTGCCCAGCATCGACGAAGATCTTGATGACCAGCCAGTGGAACAAATCCCCAGAGTTCCTGGTTTCCAGGTTCAGTTCCAGGCCCAGGTTGAGAATGGAGACCTGGCTAATAATAACCGTGATAGGGAAGGGAATAACGTTGCAGTGAGAGAGGACATCATCATCAGAGAACGTGACCGtgatattgaaaatgaaaatgatatttattaa